In Plasmodium falciparum 3D7 genome assembly, chromosome: 8, the following proteins share a genomic window:
- a CDS encoding surface-associated interspersed protein 8.1 (SURFIN 8.1): MAIISSIPNYRKGLNPSLYNLRFSLFRDRVNAYTISKIKKLKKSRNYKRLCRYLNYKLDDIKDVFMLNNVLGIPRTARMGLWENVMENKLKDIIEENSDNKCRRIYPYFQRIQRRRRKALENFCEDKEKKQEELKNVKFDMKKCLEFNEWVKESENKIFKLFKNNITERDKRKKAYIISDKCKLGNLNTLFGQMDCSDKIDRHFPYIFLEGNPVYPSEKDDDKNIKDPEEGKDEEEEEEDGEVTINIRSNGEKGFRFVNNTLVLEGIEGSGFDLDFETYDISPHSLNSGEIANLFEFNNESHLEHMNIESNRSPNMVDIDFSDVPLTAAHMTSSITAKNISSYLYVPLGVLFIIISFIWFFLNRTKHLNMLIKEKEKVKTENIVPSEAYVKLDDLEVMSEEIKEKQKEKLKKKIHAQKKLEIIEDPYKIKLLERKKWLWKTIIEIHMLILEEQRKAEWEFNKGDFLNICIDEFSNQEKKPDTNIITSDLPFDEPEVIETIRMMNKQSDIWYRWVERHAHMLEKWKEEEWFLRLKESWKDEEEEYMKRAYKELLISLRGDKYHMSQRQKIIWRKWIAKHPYRIREFVIDKWFNQLFEELEKEGIISDEAIRNFLSQYEEAYDEEKIQEFIKYKKKVLVVILWIKIYMSMLEEYVKEEDIESEKLFIDTSLEELKKKKEIEEEVLEDLKKDIYESDEMKEIEKYKGEDWFKQMQQDWIRRDYKFVSSYNLESDDEEQFHEFVKKPTVEIQKDLLKEQWKNIELKWIEEDNYDEYVLEDELLKETKYIKPKDKMKHRIIKEDNIYGEQLKVFDEIEKRSIYLSSKRVLKWKTIIEIHLEVLHDCKKEEWDKNKRDFLNICIEELVKGQNEDKKNKENYNYITNESDNYDIVEYTKSFCNTWKDRHNYMLEKWNKENWFVQLKNDWVEEQNEYMRKTYKELLISLKGDKYNMSQRQKIIWRKWIAKHPYKINEEIINIWLNRLSDERDKNGIISDEAIKKFLSLEKDISDKDFLKYRRKKLEVILWVKIYMSVLEEEKNEELEKSKESFLNTCIDELKKEEYSEENERMITIVDEMKKGFRICDKVEDYKKKKWKNEEWYKDLKKEWIKEEDKYIDSIYLMKKDEIYEDDLLNKSIVELEKSVSLKHWKDMYIKWIDEDNERDWLRIAIDKKNLKTDEINEDINRMIELNMLEDYSNDLYDKKKIKWKTIIEIHMEVLNDCKNDEWEMNKGDFLDICLEEFGTMENKEYSHIINNMLMVGELEYKHLNMDVIERQNDLWNKWIEGHRYMLEKWKKEKWFIVLKENWKNEEHKYMRKAYLELLMSLREDVKNPLLQRQKIIWRKWIAKNLYHIESNVIKKWFDTLLEEIERKGVIELDGCINLIEMEENEEYLEYLKEYRKKKLICIIWIKIYMMIIEEHKKEEYLECKEIFLDTCVDELREQEILEGNELYMDDMKTSILLNDQKEEIEKLKMKKWYKDLKKEWIIEENRYFRSIINEEDDEEYKNMISKPLRDVEKKISKKHWEDIQLKWIDEDNERDWLKIARNENEEIKYLYINENVSKKKKKVPFYIDDYRKKGRSNKNKIYRRKREKCNVKLNENNTMNKEMENWENRMEFLKICVDLLKKRTFYYINIWEKNKAFYDETNEIMKQLEEKIFERQKILWYNKEDMNKMSSKKWGNEEWFIILKNDWNEEKTCYLNGIQYEYNINNLIEEEKKYLYLKKEKIIWKEWLLKNFKNIEECDNEDWFNNLMETYKIDEICTINMNGEIHSLGLENTLKRNFLKNIIWIDIFMGVLNACEEEEELEEHKHKNMLESKVEDNDKLFYEKNEDYINKNEMENYINDIQENEGNQMDIPDWFDAYQSDEMSGKQKSIQKDEQWFIKELEEGGIKSDVLQENYTIYNNKLIEQKMNILRESYIRNQNDT; encoded by the exons ATGGCTATAATTAGTTCAATACCCAATTATAGGAAGGGACTAAACCcttctttatataatctaCGTTTTTCTTTATTCAGAGACAGAGTGAATGCTTACACTATTtctaaaattaaaaaattaaaaaaatctaGAAATTACAAAAGATTATGTagatatttaaattataagtTAGATGATATAAAGGACGTTTTTATGTTAAATAATGTATTAGGTATTCCAAGAACAGCTCGAATGGGTTTATGGGAAAACGTTatggaaaataaattaaaagatattataGAAGAAAATTCTGATAATAAATGTAGAAGAATTTATCCTTATTTTCAAAGGATACAAAGGAGAAGGAGGAAGGCTCTAGAGAATTTTTGTGAggataaggaaaaaaaacaagaagaattaaaaaatgttaaattTGATATGAAAAAATGCTTAGAATTTAATGAATGGGTAAAAGAAAGTgagaataaaatttttaaattatttaaaaataatataactgAAAGGGATAAACGCAAAAAAGCTTATATTATATCTGATAAATGTAAGTTGGGCAATCTAAATACATTATTTGGACAAATGGACTGTTCCGATAAGATTGATAGACATTTTCCTTATATTTTCCTTGAAGGAAATCCTGTATATCCATCTGAAAaggatgatgataaaaatataaaggatCCAGAAGAAGGAAAAGATGAGGAAGAGGAAGAAGAGGATGGAGAGGTTACTATTAATATCCGTAGTAATGGTGAAAAAGGATTTCGTTTTGTCAATAATACACTTGTTCTAGAAGGAATAGAAGGTTCAGGATTTGATTTGGATTTTGAAACTTATGATATTTCTCCTCATTCTTTAAATTCTG gCGAAATAGCTAATTTATTCGAATTTAACAATGAATCACATCTTGAACATATGAATATCGAGTCAAACAGAAGTCCGAATATGGTAGATATTGATTTTTCTGATGTTCCTCTTACTGCTGCGCATATGACCTCCTCGATAACTgctaaaaatatttcatctTACCTATATGTTCCTCTAGGTGtattattcattattatttcctttaTATGGTTTTTCCTAAATAGA ACGAAACATTTGAATATGTTgataaaggaaaaagaaaaagtaaaaacAGAAAATATTGTTCCTTCGGAAGCATATGTAAAATTAGACGACTTGGAAGTGATGAGTGaggaaattaaagaaaagcaaaaggaaaaattaaaaaaaaaaatacacgcTCAAAAAAAACTTGAAATTATAGAGGACccttataaaattaaattgttagaaagaaagaaatggTTATGGAAAACTATTATAGAAATACATATGTTAATTTTGGAAGAACAAAGAAAAGCAGAATGGGAATTTAATAAAGgagattttttaaatatatgtattgatGAATTTTCAAATCAGGAAAAAAAACCagatacaaatataataacaagtGATTTGCCATTTGATGAACCAGAAGTTATAGAAACTATACGTATGATGAATAAGCAAAGCGATATATGGTATAGATGGGTTGAACGACATGCACATATGTTAGAAAAATGGAAAGAAGAAGAATGGTTTTTAAGATTAAAAGAGAGCTGGaaagatgaagaagaagaatatatgaaaagagcttataaagaattattaattaGTTTAAGAGGTGATAAATATCATATGTCTCAAAGgcaaaaaattatttggaGAAAATGGATTGCAAAACATCCATATAGAATCAGAGAATTTGTTATAGATAAATGGTTTAATCAATTATTTGAAGAACTAGAAAAGGAAGGAATCATATCTGATGAGGCCATAAGAAATTTTTTATCTCAATATGAAGAAGcatatgatgaagaaaaaatccaagaatttataaaatataaaaagaaagtgTTGGTGGTTATATtatggataaaaatatatatgtcaaTGTTGGAGGAATATGTAAAGGAAGAAGATATAGAAAGTGAAAAGTTATTTATTGATACATCTTtggaagaattaaaaaagaaaaaagaaatagaagAAGAAGTGTTAGAAGATttgaaaaaagatatatatgaaagCGATGAAATGAAAGAAATTGAAAAGTATAAAGGAGAAGATTGGTTTAAGCAAATGCAGCAAGATTGGATTAGGAGAGATTATAAATTTGTTTCGTCATATAATTTAGAAAGTGACGATGAAGAACAGTTTCATGAATTTGTTAAAAAACCAACAGTGGAAATACAGAaagatttattaaaagaacaatggaaaaatatagaaTTGAAATGGATTGAGGaagataattatgatgaataTGTGTTAGAAGATGAATTGTTAAAAGAaacgaaatatataaagCCTAAAGATAAAATGAAACATAGAATAATTAAAGAGGATAATATTTATGGTGAACAATTAAAAGTGTTTGatgaaatagaaaaaagGAGCATTTATTTGTCGAGTAAAAGGGTATTGAAATGGAAAACCATCATTGAAATACATTTGGAGGTATTACATGATTGTAAAAAGGAAGAGtgggataaaaataaaagggactttttaaatatatgtatagaaGAATTGGTAAAGGGacaaaatgaagataaaaaaaataaggaaaattataattatataacaaatgaaAGTGATAATTACGATATAGTGGAATATACCAAATCATTTTGTAATACGTGGAAAGATAGACACAATTATATGTTAGAAAAATggaataaagaaaattgGTTTGTTCAATTGAAAAATGATTGGGTGGAGGAACAAAATGAATACATGAGAAAGACATACaaagaattattaattaGTCTTAAGGGtgacaaatataatatgtcgCAGagacaaaaaataatttggAGGAAATGGATTGCAAAACATCCttacaaaataaatgaagaaattataaatatatggttAAATCGGTTATCGGATGAGAGAGATAAAAATGGTATTATTAGTGACGAAGCTATAAAAAAGTTTTTATCTttagaaaaagatatatcGGATAAGGATTTCCTTAAATATAGGAGGAAAAAATTAGAAGTAATTTTATgggtaaaaatatatatgtctgTTTTGGAAGAGgagaaaaatgaagaattagaaaaaagTAAGGAGTCCTTTTTAAATACATGCATAGATGAgttaaaaaaggaagaatattctgaagaaaatgaaagaatGATAACAATAGTTGATGAAATGAAAAAGGGATTTCGTATATGTGATAAGGTAGAagattacaaaaaaaaaaaatggaaaaatgaAGAATGGTATAAGGACTTAAAGAAAGAATggataaaagaagaagataaatatatagattctatttatttaatgaaaaagGATGAAATATATGAAGATGATTTGTTGAATAAATCCATTGTGGAATTAGAAAAAAGTGTATCATTAAAACATTGGAaagatatgtatataaaatggaTTGATGAAGATAACGAGAGAGATTGGTTACGTATTGcaatagataaaaaaaatttaaaaacagacgaaataaatgaagatataaatagAATGATAGAATTAAATATGTTGGAAGATTATTCAAATGATttgtatgataaaaaaaaaataaaatggaaaaCTATCATCGAAATACATATGGAAGTTTTGAATGACTGCAAAAATGATGAATGGGAAATGAATAAAGGAGACTTTTTAGATATATGCTTAGAAGAATTTGGAACTATGGAAAACAAGGAATATTcccatattataaataacatgTTGATGGTAGGAGAACTAGAATATAAACATTTGAATATGGATGTAATAGAAAGACAAAACGATTTGTGGAACAAATGGATAGAAGGACACAGATATATGTtagaaaaatggaaaaaagaaaaatggtTTATTGTATTGAAAGAGAATTGGAAAAATGAAGAGCATAAATATATGAGAAAGGCTTATTTAGAATTGTTGATGAGTTTAAGAGAGGATGTTAAAAATCCGCTGTTACAAAggcaaaaaattatatggagAAAATGGATtgcaaaaaatttatatcatatagaatcaaatgttataaaaaaatggttTGATACATTATTAGAAGAAATTGAAAGAAAAGGAGTTATTGAATTAGATGGatgtataaatttaatagagatggaagaaaatgaagaatatttggaatatttaaaagaatatagaaagaaaaaattaatatgtatcatatggataaaaatatatatgatgataattgaGGAACACAAAAAGGAGGAATATTTGGAATGTAAGGAAATATTTTTGGATACTTGTGTGGATGAGTTGAGAGAGCAAGAAATTTTGGAGGGTAACGAATTATATATGGATGATATGAAAACAAGTATCCTATTAAATGatcaaaaagaagaaatagaaaaattaaaaatgaaaaaatggtATAAAGATTTGAAGAAAGAATGGATAATTGAAGAAAATAGATATTTCAGAtcaataataaatgaagaagatgatgaagaatataaaaatatgataagcAAGCCATTAAGAGATGttgagaaaaaaatatcaaaaaagCATTGGGAAGATATTCAATTAAAATGGATAGATGAAGATAATGAAAGGGATTGGTTAAAAATTGCAAGGAATGAAAATGAAGagattaaatatttatatataaatgaaaatgttagcaaaaaaaaaaaaaaagtacctTTTTATATAGATGATTACCGAAAAAAAGGAagatcaaataaaaataaaatatatagaagaaaaagggaaaaatgTAATGTAAAATTAAACGAAAATAATACTATGAATAAGGAAATGGAAAATTGGGAAAACAGAAtggaatttttaaaaatttgtgttgatttgttaaaaaaaagaactttttattatataaatatatgggaGAAAAATAAAGCATTTTATGATGAAACAAATGAGATAATGAAACAAttggaagaaaaaatatttgaaaggcagaaaatattatggtacaataaagaagatatgaataaaatgTCAAGCAAAAAATGGGGAAATGAAGAAtggtttattattttgaaaaatgattggaatgaagaaaaaacgTGTTATCTGAATGGAATACAATacgaatataatattaataatttaatagaagaagaaaaaaaatatttgtacTTGAAGAAAGAAAAGATAATATGGAAAGAAtggttattaaaaaattttaaaaatattgaagaaTGTGATAATGAAGATTggtttaataatttaatggaaacatataaaatagatGAAATATGTACAATTAATATGAATGGAGAGATACATAGTCTTGGGTTGGAGAATACTCTAAAgagaaattttttaaaaaatataatatggatTGATATATTTATGGGAGTTTTAAATGCAtgtgaagaagaagaagaattgGAAGAACACAAACATAAGAATATGTTAGAGTCAAAAGTCgaagataatgataaattattttatgaaaaaaatgaagattatattaataaaaacgaaatggaaaattatataaatgatatacaaGAAAATGAAGGAAATCAAATGGATATTCCAGATTGGTTTGATGCATATCAATCTGATGAAATGAGTGGAAAACAGAAAAGTATCCAAAAAGATGAACAATGGTTCATTAAAGAATTAGAAGAGGGGGGTATAAAAAGTGATGTTTTACAAGAAAATTATacgatatataataacaaattgATAGAgcaaaaaatgaatatacttCGAGAAAGTTATATTAGAAATCAAAATGATACATAA